A single window of Larimichthys crocea isolate SSNF chromosome XII, L_crocea_2.0, whole genome shotgun sequence DNA harbors:
- the LOC104933993 gene encoding myosin heavy chain, fast skeletal muscle → MSSDAEMAQYGPAAAFLRKPEKERVEAQNRPFDARTACFVPDAKELYIKGVIQKKEGGKVTVKTEADETVTVKEEDCHPMNPPKYDKIEDMAMMTHLNEPSVLFNLKDRYAAWMIYTYSGLFCATVNPYKWLPVYDPQVVAAYRGKKRMEAPPHIFSVSDNAYQNMLTDRENQSVLITGESGAGKTVNTKRVIQYFATIAVAGGDKKEHSSGKVQGTLEDQIISANPLLEAFGNAKTVRNDNSSRFGKFIRIHFGTTGKLASADIETYLLEKSRVTFQLSEERSYHIFYQIMTGHKSELIEMLLITTNPYDFPMISQGQISVASIDDKEELLATDMATDILGFTNEEKMSIYKLTGAVLHYGNMKFKQKQREEQAEPDGTEVADKVAFLMGLNSADLLKGLCYPRVKVGNEYVTKGQTVPQVTNAVGALAKSVYEKMFLWMVIRINEMLDTKQPRQFFIGVLDIAGFEIFDYNSMEQLCINFTNEKLQQFFNHHMFVLEQEEYKKEGIDWEFIDFGMDLAACIELIEKPMGIFSILEEECMFPKASDTSFKNKLYDQHLGKNNAFQKPKAVKGKPEAHFSLVHYAGTVDYNISGWLEKNKDPLNESVVQLYQKSQMKLLAFLYASFSGAEAESGGDAGGKGGKKGGKKKGGSFQTVSAVFRENLGKLMTNLRSTHPHFVRCLIPNEVKTPGIMDNHLVIHQLRCNGVLEGIRICRKGFPSRILYADFKQRYRILNASAIPEGQFIDGKKASEKLLGSIDIDHTQYRFGSTKVFFKAGLLGTLEELRDEKLASLVTQTQALCRGFLMRKEFSKLIAQKDCVWILQYNLRSFMNVKHWPWMKLFFKIKPLLKSAETEKEMATMKEDFIKCKEDLAKSDSKRKELEEKMVSLLQEKNNLLLQVQADSENLCDAEERCEGLIKSKIQLEAKLKEVTERLEDEEEMSAELTAKKRKLEDECSELKKDIDDLEITLAKVEKEKHATENKVKNLMEELAGQDENIGKLTKEKRALQEAHQQALDDLQAEEDKVNSLTKAKSKLEQQVDDLEGSLEQEKKIRMDLERAKRKLEGDLKLTQESLMDLENDKQQSEERIKKKEFENNQLLSDIADEQTINNQLQKKMKELHARIEELEEEVEAERAVRAKIEKQRSDLSREVDELSERLEEAGGATAAQIEMNKKREAEFIKLRRDLEESTLHHEATTAALRKKQADSMAELGEQIDNLQRIKQKLEKEKSELKMEIDDLAVNMETVAKAKVNLEKLCRSLEDQLMELKTKNDENMRQINDLNNQRARFQTENAEFSRQMEERESLISQLTRGKQGFTSQIDELKRLIEEETKAKNALAHCLQSARHDCDLLREQFEEEQEAKAELQRCLSKANTEVALWRNKYETDAIQRTEELEEAKKKLAQRLQEAEEQIEAVNSKCASLEKTKQRLQNEMEDLMVDVERSNSLAATLDKKQRNFDKILAEWKQKYEETQAELESAQKESRSLSTELFKLKNSYEEALDHLETMKRENKNLQQEISDLTEQLGESGKTIHELEKFKKHVETEKYDMQTSLEEAEASLEQEESKILRAQMELNQVKAEVDRKIAERDEEIDQMKRNHQRVMESMQATLDAEVRSRNDVLRVKKKMEGDLNEMEIQLSHANRQAAEAQKQLRNIQGQLKDVQIHLDDSLRGQDDMKEQVAMMERRTALMQAEIEELRVVVEQTERSRKTAEQELIDASERAGLLHSQNTSLLNARKKLDSDVTQLHTEIEEAVQEARNAEEKAKKAITDAAMMAEELRKEQDTSAHLERMKKNLEVTVKDLQHRLDEAENLAMKGGKKQLQKLEARVRELENELEGEQKRSTEAIKGVRKYERKVKELTYQAEEDKKNNVRLQDLVDKLQNKMKAYKRHAEEAEEQCNMHIARFRKVQHDLEEAEERADVAESLANKMRAKSREIGTKVQEGQGE, encoded by the exons ATGAGTAGCGATGCTGAGATGGCCCAGTATGGGCCAGCGGCCGCCTTTCTCCGCAAGCCGGAGAAGGAGCGAGTGGAGGCTCAGAACCGACCGTTCGATGCCAGAACGGCCTGCTTTGTGCCAGACGCCAAAGAGCTTTACATCAAAGGTGTCATCCAGAAGAAAGAAGGTGGCAAAGTCACAGTGAAGACCGAAGCTGATGAG ACTGTAACAGTCAAGGAGGAAGACTGCCATCCCATGAACCCCCCAAAGTACGACAAGATTGAGGACATGGCCATGATGACCCACCTCAACGAACCCTCTGTGCTGTTTAACCTCAAAGATCGTTACGCAGCGTGGATGATTTAC ACCTACTCCGGACTCTTCTGTGCCACGGTGAACCCTTACAAGTGGCTGCCGGTGTACGACCCGCAGGTCGTGGCGGCTTACAGAGGGAAAAAACGAATGGAGGCTCCGCCACATATTTTCTCCGTGTCTGATAACGCTTATCAGAACATGCTCACAG ATCGTGAGAATCAGTCTGTCCTGATTAC TGGAGAATCTGGTGCAGGAAAGACCGTCAACACCAAGCGTGTCATCCAGTACTTTGCGACAATCGCAGTTGCTGGTGGCGACAAAAAGGAGCACTCGTCTGGAAAAGTGCAG GGAACGCTGGAAGATCAAATCATTTCAGCGAATCCTTTGCTGGAGGCTTTTGGGAATGCCAAGACTGTGAGGAACGACAACTCCTCACGATTT GGTAAATTCATCAGAATCCACTTTGGAACCACAGGAAAACTGGCTTCTGCTGATATTGAAACAT ATTTGCTGGAGAAGTCAAGAGTGACGTTCCAGTTGTCTGAAGAGAGGAGCTACCACATCTTCTATCAGATAATGACGGGCCACAAATCAGAGCTCATAG AAATGCTTCTCATAACAACAAACCCGTATGACTTCCCCATGATAAGTCAGGGGCAGATTTCTGTGGCCAGCATCGACGACAAAGAAGAACTCTTGGCCACTGAT ATGGCCACCGATATCTTGGGCTTCACCAACGAAGAAAAAATGTCCATCTACAAGCTAACCGGCGCTGTGCTGCATTACGGGAACATGAAGTTCAAGCAGAAGCAGCGGGAGGAGCAGGCGGAGCCCGACGGCACAGAGG TGGCAGACAAAGTCGCTTTCCTGATGGGTCTGAACTCTGCTGACCTGTTGAAAGGCCTTTGTTACCCCAGAGTGAAAGTGGGGAATGAATATGTCACTAAAGGCCAGACGGTGCCCCAG GTCACCAATGCAGTTGGTGCTCTGGCCAAGTCTGTGTATGAGAAGATGTTCTTATGGATGGTCATAAGAATCAATGAGATGTTGGACACAAAGCAACCACGGCAGTTCTTCATCGGAGTGCTGGACATCGCTGGATTCGAAATATTCGAT TACAACAGCATGGAGCAACTCTGCATCAACTTCACCAACGAGAAGCTGCAACAGTTTTTCAACcaccacatgtttgtgttggagcAAGAGGAGTACAAGAAGGAGGGGATTGATTGGGAGTTCATCGACTTTGGTATGGACCTCGCAGCCTGCATTGAGCTCATTGAAAAG CCAATGGGCATCTTCTCCATCCTTGAAGAGGAGTGTATGTTCCCCAAGGCCTCAGACACTTCCTTTAAGAACAAACTCTACGATCAGCATCTTGGAAAGAATAACGCCTTCCAGAAGCCAAAGGCTGTCAAAGGCAAACCCGAGGCTCACTTCTCCCTGGTGCACTACGCCGGCACTGTGGACTACAACATCAGCGGCTGGCTGGAGAAGAACAAAGACCCTCTGAATGAGTCTGTGGTGCAGCTTTACCAGAAGTCACAAATGAAGTTGTTGGCTTTCTTGTACGCTTCATTTTCTGGTGCTGAAGCAG AGTCGGGAGGTGATGCAGGTGGAAAAGgtggaaagaaaggaggaaagaagaagggtGGCTCGTTTCAGACGGTGTCTGCAGTTTTCAGG GAAAATCTCGGAAAACTGATGACCAACTTGAGGAGCACCCACCCTCACTTTGTGCGTTGCCTGATTCCCAATGAGGTTAAAACACCAG GTATCATGGACAACCACTTGGTCATTCACCAGCTGCGCTGTAACGGTGTGCTGGAGGGTATCAGGATCTGCAGGAAGGGATTCCCGAGCAGGATCCTGTACGCAGACTTCAAGCAGAG ATACAGAATCCTAAATGCCAGTGCCATCCCTGAGGGACAGTTCATCGATGGAAAGAAAGCTTCTGAGAAGCTTCTTGGTTCGATTGACATTGACCACACACAGTACAGATTTGGGTCAACAAAG GTCTTCTTCAAAGCTGGACTACTCGGCACTCTGGAGGAGTTGCGAGATGAAAAACTTGCTTCTCTCGTGACCCAGACTCAAGCACTGTGTCGTGGTTTTCTCATGAGAAAAGAATTCTCCAAATTAATCGCACAAAA AGATTGTGTCTGGATTCTCCAATATAACTTGCGTTCATTCATGAATGTGAAACACTGGCCGTGGATGAAGCTGTTCTTTAAAATAAAGCCACTTCTAAAGAGTGCAGAAACCGAAAAGGAGATGGCGACCATGAAAGAGGATTTCATCAAATGTAAAGAGGATCTGGCAAAGTCAGACTCCAAGAGAAAGGAGCTTGAGGAGAAAATGGTTTCTTTGTTGCAGGAGAAAAATAACCTCCTCCTGCAAGTACAAGCT GACTCGGAGAATCTTTGTGATGCCGAGGAGAGATGCGAAGGCTTGATTAAGAGCAAAATCCAGCTCGAGGCCAAACTCAAAGAGGTGACCGAGAGactggaggatgaggaggaaatgagcGCCGAGTTGACCGCCAAGAAGCGGAAGCTCGAAGACGAATGCTCTGAACTTAAAAAAGACATCGATGACCTGGAGATAACCCTGGCTAAagtggagaaggagaaacatGCCACAGAAAACAAG GTTAAAAACCTGATGGAGGAGCTGGCTGGTCAGGATGAAAACATTGGCAAACTGACCAAGGAGAAGAGAGCCCTACAGGAGGCTCATCAACAGGCGCTCGATGATCTCCaagcagaggaagacaaagtCAACTCTCTGACCAAAGCAAAGTCCAAGCTTGAACAGCAAGTGGATGAC CTTGAGGGTTCATTGGAGCAAGAAAAGAAGATCCGCATGGACCTGGAAAGAGCCAAGCGGAAGCTCGAGGGGGATCTGAAACTTACCCAAGAATCCCTGATGGACCTCgaaaatgacaaacagcaaTCTGAGGAGAGGATTAAGAA AAAAGAATTTGAAAACAACCAGCTGCTCAGCGACATCGCAGATGAGCAAACAATTAATAACCAGCttcagaagaagatgaaggagcTCCAT GCTCGTATCGAAGAGCTAGAGGAAGAAGTCGAGGCCGAACGAGCTGTCCGGGCAAAGATCGAGAAGCAGCGGTCGGACCTCTCCAGGGAGGTCGATGAGCTCAgcgagaggctggaggaggccGGAGGAGCCACCGCCGCTCAGATCGAGATGAACAAGAAGCGAGAAGCCGAGTTCATCAAACTGCGACGCGACCTGGAGGAGTCCACGCTGCACCACGAGGCCACGACCGCCGCACTGCGCAAGAAGCAGGCGGACAGCATGGCCGAGCTGGGCGAGCAGATTGACAACCTCCAGAGGAtcaaacagaaactggagaaggagaagagcgAACTGAAGATGGAGATCGATGATCTGGCCGTTAATATGGAAACAGTCGCAAAAGCAAag GTCAACCTGGAGAAGTTGTGTCGTTCACTTGAAGATCAGCTCATGGAGCTAAAGACCAAGAATGATGAAAACATGCGACAAATTAATGATCTCAACAACCAGAGGGCTCGCTTTCAAACTGAGAACG CTGAATTCTCACGACAaatggaagagagagaaagtctcATTTCCCAGCTGACGAGAGGAAAACAGGGTTTCACGTCACAAATCGACGAGTTAAAACGACTGATCGAGGAGGAAACAAAG GCTAAGAACGCCTTGGCTCACTGTCTGCAGTCAGCCCGTCACGACTGCGACCTCCTCCGCGAGCAGTTCGAGGAGGAACAGGAAGCCAAAGCTGAGCTGCAGCGCTGTTTGTCGAAAGCAAACACCGAGGTCGCTCTGTGGAGGAACAAGTACGAGACTGACGCCATCCAACGCACCGAGGAGCTCGAGGAAGCAAA GAAAAAACTCGCCCAGCGTCTCCAAGAAGCCGAAGAACAAATCGAAGCCGTCAACTCAAAGTGCGCCTCGCTGGAGAAAACCAAACAGCGGCTTCAAAACGAGATGGAGGATCTCATGGTGGACGTGGAACGTTCCAACAGCTTAGCCGCCACCCTTGACAAGAAGCAGAGAAACTTTGACAAG ATTCTGGCTGAGTGGAAGCAGAAGTACGAGGAAACTCAGGCCGAGCTCGAAAGCGCTCAGAAAGAATCTCGATCTTTGAGCACCGAGCTCTTCAAACTGAAAAACTCCTACGAAGAAGCCCTGGACCATCTGGAGACaatgaaaagggaaaataaaaacctgcaaC AGGAGATCTCAGATCTGACGGAGCAACTCGGGGAGAGCGGGAAGACGATTCACGAACTGGAGAAGTTCAAGAAGCATGTGGAGACAGAAAAATACGACATGCAAACATCGCTGGAAGAAGCTGAG GCCTCCCTGGAACAAGAGGAGTCCAAGATCCTGCGTGCACAGATGGAGCTGAACCAGGTGAAGGCCGAAGTTGATCGAAAAATCgcggagagagatgaagagatcGACCAGATGAAAAGGAACCACCAGAGAGTGATGGAGTCAATGCAGGCCACCCTGGATGCCGAGGTCCGGAGCAGGAACGACGTCCTGagggtgaagaagaagatggagggtGACCTGAACGAGATGGAGATCCAGCTGAGCCACGCTAACAGGCAGGCGGCCGAGGCCCAGAAACAACTGAGGAACATTCAGGGGCAACTCAAG GATGTACAAATCCACCTGGACGACTCTCTCAGAGGGCAGGACGATATGAAGGAGCAGGTAGCCATGATGGAGCGTCGAACAGCTCTGATGCAGGCTGAGATCGAAGAACTTCGAGTGGTCGTTGAGCAGACGGAGCGGAGCCGCAAAACGGCTGAGCAGGAACTGATCGACGCCAGCGAGCGCGCAGGACTTCTGCACTCTCAG AACACCAGTCTTTTAAACGCGAGAAAGAAGCTTGATTCGGATGTAACTCAGCTTCACACCGAGATAGAGGAAGCCGTTCAAGAGGCGAGGAACGCCGAGGAGAAGGCCAAGAAAGCCATTACTGAT GCGGCTATGATGGCTGAAGAGCTGAGGAAGGAGCAGGACACCAGCGCTCACCTGGAAAGGATGAAGAAGAACCTGGAGGTGACGGTGAAAGACCTGCAGCACCGCTTGGACGAGGCCGAAAACTTGGCAATGAAGGGCGGAAAGAAGCAGCTTCAGAAACTGGAGGCCAGA GTTCGCGAGCTGGAAAATGAGCTGGAAGGCGAGCAGAAACGTTCTACGGAGGCCATCAAAGGAGTGCGCAAATACGAGAGGAAAGTCAAAGAGCTGACCTATCAG GctgaagaagacaagaaaaacaacgtGCGGCTGCAGGATTTGGTCGACAAGCTCCAGAACAAAATGAAAGCCTACAAGCGACACGCTGAAGAAGCT GAGGAGCAGTGTAACATGCACATCGCCAGATTCAGGAAGGTTCAACACGACCTGGAGGAGGCCGAAGAGAGAGCTGATGTAGCCGAATCTCTGGCCAACAAGATGAGAGCCAAGAGCCGCGAAATAGGGACGAAG gtACAGGAAGGACAGGGCGAGTAG